The segment CTCGAATAGGCAAAGAACTCACGAAAGAAGTGGCTCGTGTCCTCTTCGCTCATCTCTAGCGTGCCAAAAGCTTTGATCCCAGGCGTGTCGATGATCCAGCCCGAGTGCGGGGCCGGTAGCTGATACATCTCCGAGTAAGTAGTCGTGTGCTGCCCCGTCTCATAGAGCGAAGAGATAGCCTGCGTGGCTAGGTCTAGGTCGGGTATCAAGCTGTTGAGTAGGGTCGACTTGCCGGTGCCTGAGTGCCCGGCGATGAGCGTGCACTTGCCCTCGAGCAGCGATAGGAGTGCGTCGGTGCCTTGATGTTGCAGTGCCGATATGGGGTGGCAGGGATAGCCTAGTGGGGTGTAGATCTCGGTCAGTTCGCGCATCACCTCCTCCTCGTCGGGCTTAAGGTCGTCGACCTTGTTGATGAGGATCTCGGTGGGGATGCGGTACGCCTCTGCCGTCGCTAAAAAGCGATCGATGAATGTGTAGGAAGTGCGAGGACGAGCGATGGTGACCATCAGGAGCGCTAGGTCAATGTTTGCCGCAAGGATGTGCGACTCCTTAGAGAGGTTGGTGGCGCGTCGTATGATGTAGTTGCGCCGTGGCTCGAGAGACTCTATATAGGAAACGTCCTGTTGTGGATCTGGCGTGAAGTGCACCCAGTCACCGACCACTACGGGATTGGTGCTGCGAATGCCCTGGATGCGAACCCGCCCTTTGATCAGGCAGGAGTAGACCCGCTCCTCTTCGGGCACGTGCACTGCACAGTTATTGCCGATGACCTTGATGACTCTGCCTCGCATAGGATAGGGGGAATGGGGAAAATGTGAGCAAAGCCACAGTCCACAGCTTGAGAGGATGGAAGGGGCAGACAATGCGGAAATAGTCTCTCCGCTCTGCCTGCCGTCTCAGGCTGTAGGTGTGACTTGCATAAGGGTAAAATGTGATAGGGAGGGGGCGGGGGATTAGATCGTCATGATCTCTTTCTCCTTAGCCGCTAGAGCCTCCTCGACGCGACCGATGTACTTGTCGTGGAGCTTCTGAGCGTCATTCTCCGTTTGCTTGATCGTATCCTCTGGTAGGTCCTCAGCTTTGACCGCTTTCTTCGCAGCGTCGATAGCGTCACGGCGCGCGTTGCGGATGCTGATCTTAGCCTCCTCGCTCTCAGCCTTACACTGCTTGACAAGCTCCTTACGACGCTCCTCGGTGAGCGGTGGCATAGCGATGCGAATCATCTCGCCATTGTTCGTCGGTGTGATACCCAGGTTGGAGTCGAGGATTCCCTTCTCGATATCCTTGATGAGCTTCTTGTCCCACGGTGTGATAGCGAGCGTACGCGCATCGGGTACAGTCACTGTCGCAACCTGATTGAGAGGCATCGGCGCCCCATAAGCCTCGACGGTAATGTCGTCTAGT is part of the Porphyromonas asaccharolytica DSM 20707 genome and harbors:
- the rsgA gene encoding ribosome small subunit-dependent GTPase A, whose protein sequence is MRGRVIKVIGNNCAVHVPEEERVYSCLIKGRVRIQGIRSTNPVVVGDWVHFTPDPQQDVSYIESLEPRRNYIIRRATNLSKESHILAANIDLALLMVTIARPRTSYTFIDRFLATAEAYRIPTEILINKVDDLKPDEEEVMRELTEIYTPLGYPCHPISALQHQGTDALLSLLEGKCTLIAGHSGTGKSTLLNSLIPDLDLATQAISSLYETGQHTTTYSEMYQLPAPHSGWIIDTPGIKAFGTLEMSEEDTSHFFREFFAYSSDCRFANCTHIHEPGCAVLKALEEGRIAPSRYKSYLSILQDEHSGPYRPEQ
- the frr gene encoding ribosome recycling factor, with translation MSTSQFTKPAEQSMLKAVEFLQDKLDRIRAGKANPVLLDDITVEAYGAPMPLNQVATVTVPDARTLAITPWDKKLIKDIEKGILDSNLGITPTNNGEMIRIAMPPLTEERRKELVKQCKAESEEAKISIRNARRDAIDAAKKAVKAEDLPEDTIKQTENDAQKLHDKYIGRVEEALAAKEKEIMTI